In Acidobacteriota bacterium, a genomic segment contains:
- a CDS encoding zinc ribbon domain-containing protein: MFCPGCAIPVTDETKFCKSCGANLRGVREAMTGRDEPFDWSKTWVAEIFMTEEERARRRGVTPEQKRLNEIKAGVITTLAGVGAMIFLYFFLGAVANHEPDKDAEIVRRIWLAGVVPFLVGIGLLINGIFLTKHPVRQATSPPLPTPLPAPTTNQLEAPRTNASVVEHTTAHLPERRAAVSAVRGEDGR; the protein is encoded by the coding sequence ATGTTTTGTCCAGGCTGTGCCATTCCAGTTACCGACGAGACGAAATTCTGCAAAAGCTGCGGCGCAAACTTGCGCGGCGTGCGCGAAGCGATGACGGGGCGCGACGAGCCATTCGACTGGTCGAAAACCTGGGTCGCCGAGATTTTCATGACCGAAGAAGAGCGGGCGCGGCGGCGCGGCGTCACGCCTGAACAAAAACGCCTGAATGAAATCAAGGCCGGGGTTATCACGACACTGGCCGGTGTTGGGGCGATGATCTTTTTGTATTTTTTTCTGGGCGCAGTGGCGAACCATGAACCGGACAAAGACGCCGAAATCGTCCGCCGCATCTGGCTGGCGGGCGTCGTTCCCTTCCTCGTCGGCATCGGCCTGCTCATTAACGGCATCTTCCTGACCAAGCACCCAGTGCGGCAGGCAACGTCACCGCCGCTGCCCACGCCACTGCCAGCACCTACGACCAATCAACTCGAAGCGCCGCGCACGAATGCCAGCGTCGTCGAACACACCACCGCCCATTTGCCCGAACGGCGCGCAGCCGTTTCAGCAGTGCGCGGTGAAGATGGGCGCTGA